The following coding sequences are from one Microbacterium sp. SORGH_AS_0969 window:
- a CDS encoding aldo/keto reductase, producing MTVPSVQLNDGNSIPQLGYGVFLVPADDAERAVSEALEVGYRHIDTAAIYKNEEGVGRAIAASGIPRDELFVTTKLWNDRHDGDEPLAAIDESLQKLQLDAVDLYLIHWPTPKNDNYVHAWQKMIEIRDAGKARSIGVSNFLVPHLERIVAETGVTPVVDQIELHPALSQREIAAWGQEHDMHIESWGPLGQGKYDLFEIPAVKDAAEAHGKSPAQAVLRWHIQHGFIVFPKSVRRERLEENFDLFDFELTADEMAAIDAIDPGDGSGRVGTHPDDLN from the coding sequence ATGACCGTTCCTTCTGTGCAACTCAACGACGGAAACTCCATCCCCCAGCTCGGCTACGGCGTGTTCCTCGTGCCCGCCGACGACGCCGAGCGCGCCGTGTCCGAGGCTCTCGAGGTCGGCTACCGCCACATCGACACCGCCGCGATCTACAAGAACGAAGAGGGTGTCGGCCGCGCGATCGCCGCGAGCGGCATCCCGCGCGACGAGCTCTTCGTCACGACCAAGCTCTGGAACGACCGGCACGACGGCGACGAGCCGCTCGCCGCGATCGACGAGAGCCTGCAGAAGCTGCAGCTCGACGCCGTCGACCTGTACCTGATCCACTGGCCGACGCCGAAGAACGACAACTACGTCCACGCGTGGCAGAAGATGATCGAGATCCGCGACGCCGGCAAGGCCCGCTCGATCGGCGTCTCGAACTTCCTCGTGCCGCACCTCGAGCGCATCGTCGCCGAGACGGGCGTGACCCCCGTGGTCGACCAGATCGAGCTGCACCCCGCCCTCAGCCAGCGCGAGATCGCGGCGTGGGGTCAGGAGCACGACATGCACATCGAGTCGTGGGGGCCGCTCGGCCAGGGCAAGTACGACCTGTTCGAGATCCCCGCGGTGAAGGATGCCGCCGAAGCCCACGGCAAGAGCCCCGCCCAGGCCGTACTGCGCTGGCACATCCAGCACGGCTTCATCGTGTTCCCGAAGTCGGTGCGCCGCGAGCGCCTCGAGGAGAACTTCGACCTTTTCGACTTCGAGCTCACCGCCGACGAGATGGCCGCGATCGACGCCATCGACCCGGGCGACGGCTCGGGCCGCGTGGGCACGCACCCCGACGACCTGAACTGA
- a CDS encoding aminotransferase class I/II-fold pyridoxal phosphate-dependent enzyme, which produces MIPPDSFVERTSAGLAAEIARLVSDGTLAPGERLPTVRDVAAALGVSTGTVASAWRALADAGVVFSRGRAGTFVRAERREWLSPRVQGMSAARVPGAPRGLGAGRDVAALRLDLSLGTPDPAMLPSIERALALARPRADTGRYHDLPVLPDLYDVLREQWPVRGVEELTVVDGALDGISRTLDQVVRFGDRVAVESPGFPYFFDLIEAAGAVPVTLESDADGVIPASLARALALGPSAVLLQPRAQNPTGVSMSSERARRLANVLLSVPGGTRVTVIEDDHSALIASAPPVTLALWLPAQVVHVRGFSKSHGPDLRIAALGGPSAIVDRIVRRRMLGPGWTSRLLQSVLFELLTDPRSTAPVRTARLIYRDRLDRLATALRRLGIDVGDPDGINLWMPVRDERAALVHAAAEGIGIAAGSPFVVDPDTSPSGGDRVRVTAGSVVENVRLVAEALARAASAAPLA; this is translated from the coding sequence ATGATCCCGCCCGACTCCTTCGTCGAGCGCACGTCGGCCGGCCTGGCCGCCGAGATCGCGAGGCTCGTGAGCGACGGGACGCTCGCACCGGGGGAACGACTGCCCACGGTCCGCGACGTCGCCGCCGCCCTCGGGGTGTCGACGGGAACCGTCGCGTCGGCATGGCGGGCGCTTGCCGACGCGGGAGTCGTGTTCTCGCGCGGCCGTGCCGGGACGTTCGTCCGCGCCGAACGGCGGGAGTGGCTGAGCCCCCGAGTGCAGGGGATGTCGGCCGCCCGCGTCCCCGGTGCGCCGCGGGGCCTCGGGGCCGGGCGCGACGTCGCAGCGTTGCGCCTCGACCTCTCGCTCGGCACTCCGGACCCCGCGATGCTTCCCTCCATCGAGCGCGCGCTCGCCCTCGCTCGCCCGCGCGCCGACACCGGGCGGTACCACGACCTCCCGGTGCTCCCCGACCTCTACGACGTTCTCCGCGAGCAGTGGCCCGTGCGTGGCGTCGAGGAGCTCACCGTCGTCGACGGCGCCCTGGACGGCATCTCGCGCACGCTCGATCAGGTGGTGCGCTTCGGCGACCGCGTCGCGGTCGAGTCGCCCGGGTTCCCCTACTTCTTCGACCTGATCGAGGCCGCCGGCGCGGTGCCGGTGACGCTCGAGTCCGACGCCGACGGTGTGATTCCGGCATCCCTCGCCCGTGCTCTCGCGCTCGGACCCTCGGCCGTCCTGCTCCAGCCGCGCGCGCAGAATCCGACCGGAGTGTCGATGTCGTCCGAGCGCGCACGTCGACTCGCGAACGTGCTCCTGAGCGTCCCCGGCGGCACCCGGGTCACGGTGATCGAAGACGACCACTCCGCCCTCATCGCGAGCGCGCCGCCGGTGACCCTCGCGCTGTGGCTTCCGGCTCAGGTCGTCCACGTGCGTGGGTTCTCGAAGTCCCACGGCCCGGACCTGCGCATCGCGGCCCTCGGCGGTCCGTCGGCGATCGTCGACCGGATCGTGCGCCGACGCATGCTCGGCCCCGGCTGGACGTCGCGGCTCCTGCAGTCGGTGCTGTTCGAGCTCCTCACCGATCCGCGCTCCACCGCGCCGGTGCGCACAGCGCGCCTGATCTATCGCGACCGTCTCGACCGTCTGGCCACAGCCCTCCGCCGCCTCGGCATCGACGTCGGCGACCCCGACGGCATCAACCTCTGGATGCCGGTCCGCGACGAACGTGCCGCGCTCGTGCACGCGGCTGCCGAGGGGATCGGCATCGCCGCCGGGTCTCCGTTCGTCGTCGACCCCGACACCTCGCCGTCGGGTGGGGACCGTGTGCGGGTGACGGCCGGATCGGTCGTCGAGAACGTCCGGCTCGTCGCCGAGGCGCTCGCCCGCGCGGCCTCGGCCGCACCGCTGGCGTAG
- a CDS encoding TIGR03842 family LLM class F420-dependent oxidoreductase: MDFGVVLQTNPPAARTIQLSQLAEAHGFSHVWTFDSHLLWEEPYVVHSAILAATRRVTVGPFVTNPATRDWTVTASTFATLNEMYGNRTICGIGRGDSAVRVTNGRPTTLKALRESIHVIRELGNSRAVEYNGATLQFPWSRGSKLDVWVAAYGPLALKLTGEVGDGFILQLADLDIAEWMIKTVRQAAENVGRDPDEIAFCVAAPMYIGDDTPESRAHMIEQCRWFGGMVGNHVADIVAKYGDGSDVPAALTDYIAGRTGYDYNSHGKSDNDHVDFVPDEIVERFCVLGTAEEHIAKLEKLRALGVTQFAGYLQHDNKEETMRVYGETVIPALSEHVTAKR; encoded by the coding sequence ATGGATTTCGGCGTCGTCCTCCAGACCAACCCGCCCGCTGCCCGCACGATCCAGCTCTCGCAGCTCGCCGAGGCGCACGGCTTCAGCCATGTCTGGACCTTCGACTCGCACCTGCTGTGGGAGGAGCCGTACGTCGTGCACTCGGCGATTCTCGCGGCCACACGCCGCGTGACGGTCGGCCCGTTCGTGACGAACCCCGCGACCCGCGACTGGACCGTCACGGCGTCCACCTTCGCCACCCTCAACGAGATGTACGGCAATCGCACGATCTGCGGCATCGGCCGCGGAGACTCGGCCGTGCGCGTGACGAACGGGCGCCCCACGACGCTGAAGGCGCTGCGGGAGTCGATCCACGTCATCCGCGAGCTCGGCAACTCCCGGGCCGTGGAGTACAACGGCGCGACCCTGCAATTCCCGTGGAGCCGCGGGTCGAAGCTCGACGTGTGGGTCGCCGCCTACGGGCCTCTCGCGCTGAAGCTCACCGGAGAGGTCGGCGACGGCTTCATCCTGCAGCTGGCCGACCTCGACATCGCCGAGTGGATGATCAAGACGGTCCGCCAGGCCGCCGAGAACGTCGGCCGCGACCCCGACGAGATCGCGTTCTGCGTCGCCGCCCCGATGTACATCGGCGACGACACCCCCGAGTCGCGCGCGCACATGATCGAGCAGTGCCGATGGTTCGGCGGCATGGTCGGCAACCACGTCGCCGACATCGTCGCGAAGTACGGCGACGGCTCCGATGTGCCCGCGGCCCTCACCGACTACATCGCCGGGCGCACCGGGTACGACTACAACTCGCACGGCAAGAGCGACAACGACCACGTCGACTTCGTGCCCGACGAGATCGTCGAGCGCTTCTGCGTGCTCGGGACGGCCGAGGAGCACATCGCCAAGCTCGAGAAGCTTCGCGCCCTCGGCGTGACGCAGTTCGCCGGCTACCTCCAGCACGACAACAAGGAGGAGACGATGCGGGTGTACGGCGAGACCGTGATCCCGGCCCTGTCCGAGCACGTCACGGCGAAGCGGTGA
- a CDS encoding ABC transporter permease has product MTDQVVTPGETAIVGRAASARGRTAAARIGWGAAGVAAVIALWELYKFLGPADGVTVGGDGSAGSGVILLPRTHDRAMPHVWDMIARMFAPTSGGDTPPLLLSVVQAAGTTLGLAALGWLIGVVVGSLLGIAMQRWRLVEAGLLPWIVVSQIVPLIAFAPVVNALGTQIDRSGFPWPQWFSVALIASYLAFFPVAVGMLRGLEAPDALHLDLMRSSSAGWWQTLVHLRLPAAVPHLLPALRLAAASAVVGAVVAEVSIGLRGGIGRMLIQLAGQASSDPAAPWAPTFGTVVMGLVAAGGVALVGVALHRFRRGEDTA; this is encoded by the coding sequence GTGACCGATCAGGTCGTCACGCCCGGCGAAACCGCGATCGTCGGGAGAGCCGCGTCCGCACGCGGACGCACCGCGGCGGCCCGGATCGGCTGGGGTGCGGCCGGGGTGGCGGCGGTCATCGCCCTCTGGGAGCTCTACAAGTTCCTCGGGCCGGCGGACGGCGTGACCGTGGGCGGGGACGGATCGGCCGGGTCGGGCGTCATCCTGCTCCCCCGCACGCACGACCGTGCCATGCCGCACGTGTGGGACATGATCGCGCGGATGTTCGCGCCGACCAGCGGAGGGGACACGCCGCCGCTGCTGCTGTCGGTGGTCCAGGCCGCGGGAACCACCCTCGGCCTCGCCGCGCTGGGGTGGCTGATCGGCGTCGTCGTCGGCTCGCTGCTGGGGATCGCGATGCAGCGGTGGCGCCTGGTCGAGGCGGGACTGCTGCCCTGGATCGTCGTGAGCCAGATCGTGCCGCTCATCGCGTTCGCGCCGGTGGTCAACGCGCTCGGCACGCAGATCGATCGCTCCGGTTTCCCCTGGCCGCAATGGTTCTCGGTCGCGCTGATCGCGTCGTACCTCGCGTTCTTCCCCGTCGCGGTCGGCATGCTCCGCGGGCTGGAAGCCCCGGACGCCCTCCACCTCGACCTCATGCGTTCGAGCTCCGCCGGGTGGTGGCAGACCCTCGTGCACCTGCGCCTTCCCGCCGCCGTGCCGCACCTGCTCCCCGCGCTCCGCCTGGCCGCGGCATCCGCCGTCGTCGGTGCCGTCGTCGCCGAGGTGTCGATCGGCCTGCGCGGCGGGATCGGCCGCATGCTCATCCAGCTCGCGGGGCAGGCGTCGTCCGACCCCGCCGCGCCCTGGGCTCCCACCTTCGGCACCGTCGTGATGGGACTCGTCGCCGCCGGCGGCGTCGCCCTGGTCGGCGTGGCCCTTCATCGTTTCCGTCGCGGGGAGGACACCGCATGA
- a CDS encoding nitrilase-related carbon-nitrogen hydrolase, with the protein MTTVRAAITQTTWTGDKASMLDKHEQFARDAAAQGAEVVCFQELFYGPYFGITQDQKYYRYAEPVDGPIVQRFAALAKELGLVSVLPIYEEAQTGVYYNTSVLVDADGTVLGSYRKNHIPHLDKFWEKFYFRPGNLGYPVFETAVGKVGMYICYDRHFPEGWRELGLNGAHMVFNPNATKPGLSNRLWEVEGPCAAVANGYFVLQPNRVGREDNEYGEDAVTFYGTSQVIDPRGNHVGAVGSSEHEEVLIRDLDMDLVQQMRDDWQFYRDRRPDTYGEIVEA; encoded by the coding sequence ATGACGACGGTGCGAGCGGCCATCACGCAGACGACGTGGACCGGCGACAAGGCATCGATGCTGGACAAGCACGAGCAGTTCGCGAGGGATGCCGCGGCGCAGGGCGCCGAGGTCGTGTGCTTCCAGGAGCTGTTCTACGGCCCCTACTTCGGCATCACGCAGGACCAGAAGTACTACCGCTACGCGGAGCCCGTCGACGGCCCGATCGTGCAGCGCTTCGCCGCCCTGGCGAAGGAGCTCGGGCTCGTCTCCGTGCTTCCGATCTACGAGGAGGCGCAGACCGGCGTCTACTACAACACCTCCGTGCTCGTCGACGCCGACGGCACCGTGCTCGGCAGCTACCGCAAGAACCACATCCCGCACCTCGACAAGTTCTGGGAGAAGTTCTACTTCCGCCCGGGCAACCTCGGCTACCCCGTCTTCGAGACCGCCGTCGGCAAGGTCGGGATGTACATCTGCTACGACCGGCACTTCCCCGAGGGATGGCGGGAGCTCGGCCTGAACGGCGCGCACATGGTGTTCAACCCCAACGCGACCAAGCCGGGCCTGTCGAACCGCCTGTGGGAGGTCGAGGGGCCGTGCGCCGCCGTCGCCAACGGCTACTTCGTGCTGCAGCCGAACCGCGTCGGCCGCGAGGACAACGAGTACGGCGAGGATGCGGTCACCTTCTACGGCACGAGCCAGGTCATCGACCCGCGTGGCAACCACGTAGGCGCCGTCGGCTCCTCCGAGCACGAGGAGGTGCTCATCCGCGACCTCGACATGGACCTCGTGCAGCAGATGCGCGACGACTGGCAGTTCTACCGCGACCGCCGGCCCGACACCTACGGCGAGATCGTGGAGGCCTGA
- a CDS encoding ABC transporter ATP-binding protein, translating into MTTDTAVRARGLGKVFPSAGGEVIALTDVDLDIAAGEFVSLIGPSGCGKSTLLRLIADLDTATSGELSLAGKTARQARLDQDYGIAFQQAGLLPWRTVAANIALPLELHRWTRSRRDARVAELAELVGLTDFVGRYPDQLSGGMQQRVAIARALAASPKLLLMDEPFGALDEMTREHLQSELARIAAETGATVVFVTHSIPEAVFLSDRVVVMSPRPGRITDIVDTRPGRARDDLLRESPEYFSRVTAVREALHGSPLHRANER; encoded by the coding sequence ATGACCACCGACACCGCTGTTCGGGCCCGCGGGCTCGGAAAGGTCTTCCCGAGCGCGGGGGGTGAGGTGATCGCCCTGACCGACGTCGACCTCGACATCGCGGCCGGCGAGTTCGTCTCGCTCATCGGCCCCTCCGGCTGCGGCAAATCGACTCTGCTCCGCCTGATCGCGGACCTCGACACCGCAACCAGCGGCGAGCTCTCCCTTGCCGGGAAGACGGCACGGCAAGCGCGACTGGACCAGGACTACGGCATCGCGTTCCAGCAGGCGGGTCTTCTCCCCTGGCGTACCGTCGCGGCGAACATCGCGCTGCCTCTCGAACTGCACCGGTGGACCCGCAGCCGCCGCGACGCTCGCGTCGCCGAGCTCGCCGAGCTCGTGGGTCTGACCGACTTCGTCGGGCGATACCCCGACCAGCTGTCCGGCGGCATGCAACAGCGCGTCGCGATCGCCCGCGCCCTCGCGGCCTCGCCGAAGCTGCTGCTGATGGACGAGCCGTTCGGCGCGCTCGACGAGATGACCCGCGAGCATCTGCAGAGCGAGCTCGCCCGGATCGCCGCCGAGACCGGAGCGACGGTCGTGTTCGTCACCCACTCGATCCCCGAGGCCGTGTTCCTCTCCGACCGGGTGGTGGTGATGAGCCCGCGCCCCGGACGCATCACCGACATCGTCGACACGCGCCCGGGCCGCGCCCGCGACGACCTCCTCCGGGAGTCGCCGGAGTACTTCTCGCGCGTCACCGCCGTCCGCGAAGCGCTCCACGGCTCGCCCCTGCACCGGGCGAACGAGCGATGA
- the hydA gene encoding dihydropyrimidinase, with protein MATTLITGGTVVSATGRSAADVLLDGETIAAVLAPGSTLLGHDLAASVDTVIDATGKYVIPGGIDAHTHMQLPFGGTSASDTFETGTRAAAWGGTTTIVDFAVQRAGERVQDGLAHWHELAAGNCAIDYGFHQIVGGVDADSLAALPGLIDEGISSFKMFMAYPGVFYADDAQILRAMQVAADTGLLTMMHAENGPVIDVLAEQLIEKGKTSPYFHGVARAWQMEEEATHRAIMLSNLTGAPLYVVHVSAKQAVEQLAWARDNGQNVFGETCPQYLYLSLEDQLGASSEEWGDFEGAKWVCSTPLRSKHEGHQHHMWQALRTNDIQMVSTDHCPFCMKDQKTLGQGDFRAIPNGIGSVEHRMDLMYQGVVTGQISLERWVELTSTTPARMFGMYGKKGVIAPGADADIVVYDPAGHTSIGVGKTHHMNMDHSAWEGYEIDGHVDTVISRGKVVVDDGAYIGAKGDGRFVKRGLSQYLV; from the coding sequence ATGGCGACCACCCTCATCACGGGCGGCACCGTCGTCTCGGCGACGGGGCGCAGCGCCGCCGACGTGCTGCTGGACGGCGAGACGATCGCCGCCGTCCTCGCCCCCGGCTCCACCCTGCTCGGCCATGACCTCGCGGCATCCGTCGACACCGTCATCGACGCGACCGGGAAGTACGTCATCCCGGGCGGCATCGACGCGCACACCCACATGCAGCTGCCCTTCGGCGGCACGAGCGCCTCGGACACGTTCGAGACCGGCACCCGCGCCGCAGCCTGGGGCGGCACGACGACGATCGTCGACTTCGCGGTGCAGCGCGCCGGCGAGCGCGTGCAGGACGGTCTCGCACACTGGCACGAGCTCGCCGCGGGGAACTGCGCGATCGACTACGGCTTCCACCAGATCGTCGGAGGGGTGGATGCCGACTCCCTGGCCGCTCTTCCCGGCTTGATCGACGAGGGCATCTCGAGCTTCAAGATGTTCATGGCGTACCCGGGTGTCTTCTACGCGGACGACGCGCAGATCCTCCGGGCGATGCAGGTCGCCGCCGACACGGGGCTGCTCACGATGATGCACGCGGAGAACGGGCCCGTCATCGACGTGCTCGCCGAGCAGCTGATCGAGAAGGGCAAGACCTCGCCGTACTTTCACGGCGTCGCGCGCGCGTGGCAGATGGAAGAGGAGGCCACGCACCGCGCGATCATGCTCTCGAACCTCACCGGCGCGCCGCTGTACGTCGTGCACGTGAGCGCGAAGCAGGCGGTGGAGCAGCTCGCGTGGGCGCGCGACAACGGACAGAACGTGTTCGGTGAGACCTGCCCGCAGTACCTGTACCTCTCTCTCGAAGACCAGCTCGGCGCCTCGAGCGAGGAGTGGGGCGACTTCGAGGGCGCCAAGTGGGTGTGCTCCACTCCCCTGCGTTCGAAGCACGAGGGGCACCAGCACCACATGTGGCAGGCGCTGCGCACCAATGACATCCAGATGGTCTCCACCGACCACTGCCCGTTCTGCATGAAGGACCAGAAGACCCTCGGGCAGGGCGACTTCCGCGCGATCCCCAACGGCATCGGCTCGGTCGAACACCGCATGGACCTCATGTACCAGGGCGTCGTCACCGGTCAGATCAGCCTCGAGCGATGGGTGGAGTTGACCAGCACGACGCCGGCGCGCATGTTCGGCATGTACGGCAAGAAGGGCGTGATCGCCCCGGGAGCGGATGCCGACATCGTCGTCTACGACCCGGCCGGGCACACGTCCATCGGCGTGGGCAAGACCCACCACATGAACATGGACCACTCCGCGTGGGAGGGCTACGAGATCGACGGGCACGTCGACACCGTCATCTCGCGCGGCAAGGTCGTCGTCGACGACGGCGCGTACATCGGCGCCAAGGGCGACGGGCGCTTCGTCAAGCGCGGCCTGAGCCAGTACCTGGTCTGA